A section of the Methanobacterium formicicum DSM 3637 genome encodes:
- a CDS encoding fumarate hydratase produces the protein MSTKIRDLVEDAVIEASTTFRDDQIQAYQRAIQNEENDNARWVLELLLENEKIASSNKVPLCDDTGIPHVLVELGHNTQFDPDLFHQINEGVALGLKKLPGRPMAVFGNDIERIEQSQGLYNDPGKVIPPSVLVDTTDSKGLKIHVLMLGGGPEIRSHTYRVFHQRDHGNLFKEALTWMRSEIPKLGCTPCIPALGIGRTHYEASTLMLKAMTYGNLNHQSPIEKKITDSLNQTNIGALGLGGSVTALGAMVKVGPQRASGVRIVCMRPCCCVEPRKSSIYLSQDALE, from the coding sequence ATGTCCACAAAAATCAGAGACCTGGTTGAAGATGCAGTGATTGAGGCCAGTACAACCTTCAGAGATGACCAGATTCAGGCTTATCAAAGAGCAATTCAAAATGAAGAAAATGATAATGCCCGCTGGGTTCTGGAGTTGCTCCTGGAAAATGAGAAAATAGCCAGTAGTAATAAAGTTCCCCTCTGCGATGACACAGGAATACCCCACGTACTGGTAGAATTAGGGCATAACACACAGTTTGATCCTGACTTATTCCATCAGATAAATGAGGGTGTGGCTTTAGGTCTTAAAAAACTCCCGGGAAGACCAATGGCAGTTTTTGGTAATGATATAGAAAGGATTGAACAGAGTCAGGGACTTTACAATGACCCTGGAAAAGTAATACCCCCATCCGTTTTGGTGGATACAACAGATAGTAAGGGCCTTAAAATCCATGTACTAATGTTAGGTGGCGGTCCAGAGATAAGGAGTCACACTTATCGTGTTTTTCACCAGCGGGATCATGGAAACCTTTTTAAGGAAGCGCTTACATGGATGAGATCAGAGATTCCTAAGTTGGGGTGCACACCATGCATCCCGGCACTGGGCATTGGAAGAACCCACTATGAAGCTTCAACATTGATGCTAAAGGCAATGACCTACGGGAACCTCAATCATCAATCCCCAATTGAAAAAAAGATAACAGATTCATTGAATCAAACCAATATAGGTGCCCTTGGTCTGGGGGGTTCAGTCACTGCCCTGGGGGCAATGGTGAAAGTAGGACCACAAAGGGCCAGTGGAGTTCGTATCGTATGCATGCGACCCTGTTGTTGTGTTGAACCAAGAAAATCATCTATTTATCTTTCACAAGATGCATTGGAGTGA
- a CDS encoding V-type ATP synthase subunit H, producing MTTMSEAITTIKKAESDANKLIEDTEAKSSEMIQEAKSKSKETIEKAKEEANSDAEKITFEAETNAKKEAYQINNQTKEKVEITKNEATGMVDEAAEVIVKSIL from the coding sequence ATGACAACAATGTCAGAAGCTATAACAACAATAAAAAAGGCTGAAAGTGATGCCAATAAACTAATAGAGGACACAGAAGCCAAGTCTTCTGAAATGATCCAAGAAGCCAAATCGAAATCCAAAGAAACCATAGAAAAAGCCAAAGAAGAGGCCAACAGTGATGCAGAAAAGATCACTTTTGAAGCCGAAACTAACGCCAAAAAGGAAGCATATCAAATAAACAATCAAACCAAAGAAAAAGTAGAGATAACTAAAAATGAAGCTACCGGTATGGTTGATGAGGCTGCTGAAGTCATTGTAAAAAGCATATTATAG
- a CDS encoding citryl-CoA lyase, with protein sequence MAIGRESVENLLKLTKPKWRTSITKVEPNRIITRGYPQEDLIGNISFPEMVYLLLKGELPHEEQAKMLESVLVSFCDHGVTPPSTQVARIMASTGANMNTCVSGGISSFGKYHAGALERSMHILQKIIKEGINSEGPPTSSHELKNSALVIVEHFLKKGKKIPGYGHRFHDKDPRPGKLIETAKKYGCFGIHTELAVYIENLLLEMKGIHMNIDGANAGILSDMGFDWKHGTGLFIIGRVPALVSHIYEEKSVESPFRKFVDVEDIYFDGLECRNIHADRNELNTSK encoded by the coding sequence ATGGCAATAGGAAGAGAGAGTGTGGAAAATTTATTAAAACTTACCAAGCCCAAATGGAGAACATCCATTACCAAGGTGGAACCTAATCGAATAATCACCAGAGGATACCCCCAGGAAGATTTGATAGGCAACATTTCATTCCCTGAAATGGTTTATTTACTCCTAAAAGGAGAACTTCCCCATGAAGAACAGGCAAAAATGTTAGAATCTGTTTTAGTCTCCTTCTGCGACCACGGAGTAACTCCTCCCAGCACCCAGGTAGCCAGGATCATGGCTTCCACCGGTGCCAATATGAACACCTGCGTTTCCGGAGGAATATCCTCCTTTGGAAAATACCATGCCGGTGCCCTGGAACGTTCCATGCATATTTTACAAAAAATAATCAAAGAAGGTATTAATTCCGAGGGCCCTCCTACATCCAGTCATGAACTGAAAAATTCGGCTCTAGTGATAGTAGAACACTTCCTTAAAAAGGGGAAAAAAATACCCGGCTACGGACACCGTTTCCATGATAAAGACCCTAGACCCGGCAAACTTATTGAAACAGCTAAAAAATATGGATGTTTTGGGATTCACACCGAATTAGCTGTTTATATAGAAAACCTGCTCCTGGAAATGAAGGGCATTCATATGAATATAGATGGTGCCAATGCAGGGATATTATCAGATATGGGATTTGATTGGAAACATGGCACTGGTTTATTCATCATAGGAAGGGTTCCAGCACTAGTTTCCCATATATATGAGGAAAAATCTGTTGAAAGTCCATTTAGAAAGTTTGTTGACGTTGAAGACATTTATTTTGATGGATTAGAATGCAGAAATATTCATGCTGATAGAAATGAACTTAATACATCCAAATAA